The proteins below come from a single Bryobacter aggregatus MPL3 genomic window:
- a CDS encoding Gfo/Idh/MocA family protein: protein MAKKKLNIGMVGYGFMGRAHSNAFRKAGNFFPLDYDIVLKAACARSAEKAQSFAGNWGYESIETDWRKLIERKDIDVIDIASPNDTHREIALAAAAAGKMILCEKPLGRNSKESEEMTLAVEKAGVANMVWYNYRRVPAVTMAKQLIEEGRLGRIFHYRAKFLQDWTINADLPQGGAALWRLDKDVAGSGVTGDLLAHCIDTAMWLNGPITEVSAMTETFVKERMHNLTGKVESVGIDDASLFLARFANGSLATFEATRYARGHKALYTLEMNGENASLFWDLHDLHRLQYFDHGDEGKLRGWKSIHISDGDQPYMKNWWVPGLQIGYEHSFVHQAADFVMGLGAGNVPGPSFRDALQTDYVTEAVLASAAEKAWKPVKAS from the coding sequence ATGGCAAAGAAAAAACTGAATATCGGAATGGTCGGCTACGGCTTCATGGGCCGGGCTCACTCAAACGCTTTCCGCAAGGCCGGAAACTTCTTCCCCCTCGACTACGACATTGTTCTCAAGGCCGCCTGCGCGCGCAGCGCGGAGAAAGCCCAGAGCTTCGCTGGCAACTGGGGCTACGAGTCGATCGAGACCGACTGGCGTAAGCTGATCGAGCGCAAGGACATCGATGTTATCGACATCGCCAGCCCCAACGACACGCACCGCGAGATCGCGCTCGCTGCCGCCGCCGCAGGCAAGATGATCCTGTGCGAGAAGCCGCTTGGCCGCAATTCCAAAGAGAGCGAAGAGATGACGCTCGCTGTGGAGAAGGCCGGTGTCGCGAACATGGTCTGGTACAACTACCGCCGCGTTCCCGCCGTCACCATGGCAAAGCAGCTGATCGAGGAAGGCCGCCTCGGCCGCATCTTCCATTACCGCGCCAAGTTCCTGCAGGACTGGACGATCAATGCCGATCTGCCGCAGGGCGGGGCAGCGCTCTGGCGTCTCGACAAGGACGTGGCTGGCAGTGGTGTGACGGGCGACCTGCTCGCGCACTGCATCGACACGGCAATGTGGCTCAATGGTCCGATCACCGAAGTCTCCGCCATGACCGAGACCTTCGTCAAAGAGCGCATGCACAACCTGACGGGCAAGGTGGAAAGCGTCGGCATTGACGATGCCAGCCTCTTCCTGGCGCGCTTCGCCAATGGCTCCCTCGCCACCTTTGAAGCCACCCGCTACGCGCGCGGCCACAAGGCGCTCTATACGCTCGAGATGAATGGCGAGAATGCCTCGCTGTTCTGGGATCTCCACGATCTGCACCGCCTGCAGTACTTCGATCACGGCGACGAAGGCAAGCTGCGCGGGTGGAAGAGCATCCACATCAGTGATGGCGACCAACCCTATATGAAGAACTGGTGGGTGCCCGGTTTGCAAATTGGCTACGAGCACAGCTTCGTGCACCAGGCGGCTGACTTTGTGATGGGCCTCGGCGCCGGCAATGTCCCAGGGCCCAGCTTCCGTGACGCCCTGCAAACGGATTACGTCACGGAAGCAGTTCTTGCGAGCGCGGCCGAGAAAGCTTGGAAGCCCGTTAAGGCTTCGTAG
- a CDS encoding alpha/beta hydrolase family protein, which translates to MRHLSLLFVLVATLSAQKKMLDAEAIWKISRIGEPALSPDGKLVAFTVRNYDIEKNNSTRHIYVVPLEGGEPKQLTTEGSVNERAKWTPDSKHIAWVSNRGGSSQIWIMNPDGSEAKQVTTLTTEASGLLISPDGKNIVFQSSVYPDCADDACNKKKMTEEAESKVKAKIYTSLLYRHWTEYQGRRRNHLFVAPIAGGVAKDLTPGNRDVPPFSLGGPDDYAISPDGAELCFVMNQDDNLATSTNSDLFAVPMAGGEVKKITLNPAADNSPAYSPDGKYLAYRAQSRAGFESDKWQMVVMERATGVATILTESLDRPVQSLTWASDSKRLFYTIEDRGRVTLQLTSVTGGASQTVVSGASHIDDVQFTPDGKTMIYTEHSGSKPMEIYKTASRSTPVALTKLNDAYLADYTIPVFEEFVVDGAEKAKVHSFLLKPAGFDPKKKYPVLFLIHGGPQGAWGQAWSYRWNPQVFANAGFVVVMPNPRGSTGYGQKFTDEISDDWGGKVYDDLMAVVDKVESEAWADKERFAAAGGSYGGYMVNWMLGHTNRFKAFVSHAGVYDLRSMAGETEELWFVNWEFKGMPWDNPETYAKWSPSYFARDFKTPTLVLHGEIDYRVPVGQGLQLFTALQLQKVPSKMILFPDEGHWILKPQNSLLWYKSFIDWVTEFTPTKP; encoded by the coding sequence ATGCGACATCTTTCCCTACTGTTTGTCCTCGTCGCGACTTTGTCCGCGCAGAAGAAGATGCTCGACGCCGAAGCGATCTGGAAGATCAGCCGCATCGGTGAACCCGCTCTCTCGCCCGACGGCAAGCTCGTGGCCTTTACCGTCCGCAACTACGACATCGAGAAGAACAACTCCACCCGGCACATCTATGTCGTGCCGCTCGAGGGCGGCGAACCGAAGCAACTCACCACAGAAGGCAGCGTCAACGAGCGCGCCAAGTGGACTCCCGATTCGAAGCATATTGCCTGGGTCTCCAATCGCGGCGGTTCCTCACAGATCTGGATCATGAATCCCGACGGCAGCGAAGCCAAGCAAGTGACCACCCTCACCACCGAGGCCTCGGGCCTGCTGATCAGCCCCGACGGCAAGAATATTGTCTTCCAATCGAGCGTCTATCCGGACTGCGCCGACGATGCCTGCAACAAGAAGAAGATGACGGAAGAAGCGGAGTCAAAGGTAAAGGCGAAGATCTATACCAGCCTTCTCTACCGGCATTGGACCGAATACCAGGGCAGACGCCGCAACCATCTCTTTGTCGCGCCGATCGCTGGTGGCGTCGCGAAGGATCTGACGCCTGGCAATCGCGATGTGCCGCCCTTCTCGCTCGGCGGCCCGGATGATTACGCGATCTCCCCGGACGGCGCGGAGCTTTGCTTTGTGATGAATCAGGACGACAATCTGGCCACCTCCACCAACAGCGATCTGTTCGCGGTCCCGATGGCGGGCGGTGAGGTCAAGAAGATCACACTGAACCCGGCCGCCGACAACTCTCCCGCGTACTCGCCCGATGGCAAGTATCTCGCCTACCGGGCGCAATCCCGCGCTGGCTTTGAGAGCGACAAGTGGCAGATGGTGGTGATGGAGCGGGCCACCGGAGTGGCGACGATCCTGACCGAAAGCCTGGACCGCCCGGTGCAGTCACTCACCTGGGCCTCCGATTCGAAGCGCCTCTTCTATACGATCGAAGACCGTGGCCGGGTGACGCTGCAACTCACCTCCGTCACTGGAGGCGCTTCGCAGACCGTTGTTTCCGGAGCCTCGCACATTGACGACGTGCAGTTCACCCCCGACGGCAAGACGATGATCTATACGGAGCACTCGGGCTCAAAGCCGATGGAGATCTATAAGACTGCTTCCCGCTCGACACCGGTTGCACTGACGAAGTTGAACGATGCCTATCTTGCCGATTACACGATTCCAGTATTTGAGGAGTTTGTGGTGGATGGCGCGGAGAAGGCGAAGGTCCACAGCTTCCTCTTGAAGCCGGCCGGCTTTGATCCGAAGAAGAAGTATCCGGTGCTGTTTCTGATCCATGGCGGCCCACAAGGAGCCTGGGGACAGGCCTGGAGCTATCGCTGGAATCCGCAGGTGTTTGCCAACGCCGGTTTCGTTGTCGTCATGCCCAACCCGCGCGGCTCGACAGGCTATGGCCAGAAGTTCACCGATGAGATCAGCGATGACTGGGGCGGCAAGGTCTATGACGACTTGATGGCCGTCGTCGATAAGGTGGAATCAGAAGCCTGGGCCGATAAGGAACGCTTTGCCGCAGCAGGCGGCAGCTACGGCGGCTACATGGTGAACTGGATGCTCGGCCACACGAATCGCTTCAAGGCTTTTGTGAGCCATGCCGGAGTCTATGACCTGCGGTCGATGGCAGGTGAGACCGAAGAGTTGTGGTTTGTGAATTGGGAATTCAAGGGCATGCCTTGGGACAATCCCGAGACCTACGCGAAGTGGAGCCCGAGCTACTTTGCCCGCGACTTCAAGACGCCAACGCTGGTGTTGCACGGCGAGATCGACTATCGCGTACCTGTCGGCCAGGGCTTGCAGCTCTTTACTGCCCTGCAGCTTCAGAAGGTGCCCTCGAAGATGATTCTCTTCCCCGACGAGGGGCACTGGATTCTGAAGCCGCAGAACAGTCTGCTCTGGTACAAGAGCTTTATCGATTGGGTGACTGAGTTTACGCCTACGAAGCCTTAA
- a CDS encoding gamma carbonic anhydrase family protein, which produces MSHANLKHYTMIRAYRGIVPKIASSCYIDPSAQVIGDVVIGERSSVWPLVTIRGDVHHIRIGEETNVQDNSVLHVDGPLYPLHIGNRVTVGHQVCLHGCTVEDDALIGIGAIVLNGARIGKGSIVAAGSLVPEGKEIPDGMMAMGVPAKVVRAVTPEEAERFRANCQHYVAGRAIYREEPS; this is translated from the coding sequence ATGTCGCATGCTAATCTGAAGCATTACACAATGATACGGGCTTATCGCGGCATTGTGCCGAAGATTGCCTCGTCCTGCTACATCGACCCCAGCGCACAAGTGATCGGAGACGTCGTGATCGGCGAACGCTCAAGCGTGTGGCCACTGGTTACGATTCGGGGCGACGTGCATCATATCCGCATTGGCGAAGAAACGAATGTCCAGGACAATAGTGTCCTGCACGTCGACGGTCCCCTCTATCCTTTGCACATTGGCAACCGGGTGACGGTGGGCCACCAGGTGTGTCTCCATGGCTGTACGGTGGAGGATGACGCGTTGATCGGAATCGGCGCGATTGTGCTGAACGGCGCACGCATCGGCAAGGGCTCGATCGTCGCTGCCGGGTCTCTGGTGCCGGAAGGCAAAGAGATTCCCGACGGCATGATGGCGATGGGTGTCCCGGCCAAGGTTGTCCGCGCGGTCACTCCAGAAGAGGCCGAACGCTTCCGCGCCAACTGCCAGCACTATGTCGCAGGCCGCGCTATCTATCGCGAGGAACCCTCATGA
- the hisS gene encoding histidine--tRNA ligase — protein MSIKAVKGTRDLLPPAISVWNHVEAVSRRLFQSYNYQEIRTPIFEETALFARGVGAETDIVTKEMYTFEDRDGSSLTLRPENTASVIRAYIEHRLDQIPGLQKLFYIGPMFRRERPQKGRYRQFSQIGAEVIGSDSPVVDAEVIEMVCALLDACGVSGYKLMINSVGTKESRPAFVNAIREQLLPVVDKLSADSQRRLETNPLRILDSKAPEDQPYIEALPSIHEYLDEDSRVHFARLREYLEDRSIAYTVTPRMVRGLDYYMRTTFEIIHEGALGSQNSVLGGGRYDGLAESLGGRVPAPGIGFSIGEDRLVMTVDEAQPGQFGHTLDCFIAPLDESSFRHVSLIARELRRDGIVVELAAAGKVKRAMELANKLSARFALLVGEQEVANGQYSLKNMKTGEQISVPREDLKKHICQTV, from the coding sequence ATGAGCATCAAAGCGGTAAAAGGCACGCGCGATCTGCTGCCCCCCGCCATCAGCGTCTGGAACCATGTCGAGGCCGTTTCCCGCCGCCTCTTCCAGAGCTACAACTACCAGGAAATCCGCACCCCGATCTTTGAAGAGACCGCTCTCTTTGCCCGTGGTGTCGGTGCTGAAACGGACATTGTCACGAAGGAAATGTATACCTTCGAAGACCGTGATGGCTCGAGCCTGACCCTGCGTCCTGAGAATACGGCCAGCGTGATCCGCGCCTATATCGAGCATCGCCTCGATCAGATTCCGGGCTTGCAGAAGCTGTTCTATATCGGACCAATGTTCCGCCGCGAGCGTCCGCAGAAGGGCCGCTACCGGCAGTTCTCGCAGATTGGCGCAGAGGTGATCGGTAGCGATTCGCCCGTGGTCGATGCGGAAGTGATTGAGATGGTCTGCGCCTTGCTCGACGCCTGTGGCGTCAGCGGCTATAAGCTCATGATCAATAGCGTCGGCACCAAGGAGTCGCGGCCTGCTTTCGTCAATGCGATCCGCGAGCAACTGCTGCCGGTGGTGGACAAGCTGAGCGCCGATTCGCAGCGCCGTCTCGAGACCAACCCCTTGCGCATCCTCGATTCGAAGGCGCCCGAAGATCAGCCTTACATTGAAGCGCTGCCTTCGATCCATGAGTATCTCGATGAGGATTCGCGGGTTCACTTTGCGCGGCTTCGCGAGTACCTCGAAGACCGCAGCATCGCTTATACAGTGACGCCGCGCATGGTGCGCGGGCTCGACTACTATATGCGCACCACCTTTGAGATCATCCATGAAGGGGCGCTTGGTTCGCAGAACTCGGTACTCGGCGGCGGCCGCTACGACGGCTTGGCCGAGAGTCTCGGTGGACGCGTTCCTGCTCCGGGCATTGGCTTCTCCATCGGAGAAGACCGCCTGGTGATGACGGTGGATGAGGCGCAGCCGGGCCAGTTTGGCCATACCCTCGACTGCTTCATTGCGCCGCTCGATGAGTCGAGTTTCCGGCATGTCAGCCTGATCGCGCGCGAACTGCGCCGCGACGGCATTGTGGTGGAGCTTGCCGCGGCGGGCAAGGTGAAGCGGGCGATGGAGCTTGCCAACAAGTTGAGCGCTCGATTTGCGCTTTTGGTCGGTGAGCAGGAAGTGGCCAACGGCCAGTACAGCTTGAAGAATATGAAGACCGGAGAACAGATCTCCGTGCCACGGGAAGACTTGAAGAAACATATATGTCAGACGGTTTGA
- the aspS gene encoding aspartate--tRNA ligase — MSDGLKLDFLGDLKRTHDCGSLRLSDEGQRVLIMGWVHRRRDLGGLIFLHVRDRAGVTQAVFRLEADSAVHARAEEIRPEYVVGIEGIVEKRSADTINPAIPTGEVEIVVDKLWIFNESKPAPFPMEDDVNVSEEARLKYRFVDLRRPRMQHNVILRSQIALAARQAMYANGFLEIETPFMTKSTPEGSRDFLVPSRMSLGSFYALPQSPQIFKQLLMVSGFDKYFQIVRCFRDEDLRADRQPEFTQIDIEMSFPQQETIFATVESLVIAIFAAAGVTIEAPFIRMTHQQAIESYGIDKPDMRIPPLVQVGDLFEGQGLGAEGMPMVAITIPKTGALSRKERDEVKAFGVEKGLRVLDDLKRLDRDMPEAMAKVRERTGATEDDTLMIAAWPGEPKGQRPTETFYLAAGQLRLHIANKFNDRHKLLDPKDLRLLWVTDFPMFEWNEEEERWVATHHPFTSPFDEDLPILESDPAKVRSKAYDLVISGVEIASGSIRIHRRDLQSKIFAALGFSMEEAKLRFGFLMDALEYGAPPHGGIALGFDRLVMMLAGETSIRDVIPFPKTSKGTDLMCEAPSPVPDKNLRELGIQLRVKPKE, encoded by the coding sequence ATGTCAGACGGTTTGAAGCTCGACTTTTTAGGGGACCTGAAGCGGACGCATGACTGCGGGTCCTTGCGCCTCAGCGACGAAGGCCAGCGCGTATTGATCATGGGTTGGGTGCATCGCCGCCGCGACCTGGGTGGACTGATCTTCCTGCATGTGCGCGATCGCGCCGGTGTGACGCAGGCCGTCTTCCGCCTGGAGGCCGACTCGGCCGTCCATGCTCGCGCCGAAGAGATTCGCCCGGAGTATGTGGTCGGCATTGAAGGCATCGTCGAGAAGCGCAGCGCCGACACGATCAATCCGGCCATCCCCACGGGTGAGGTGGAGATCGTCGTCGACAAGCTGTGGATCTTCAACGAATCGAAGCCCGCGCCCTTCCCGATGGAAGACGATGTGAACGTCAGCGAAGAAGCACGGCTGAAGTATCGCTTTGTCGACCTGCGCCGCCCGCGCATGCAGCACAACGTGATCCTGCGCTCGCAGATCGCGCTGGCCGCCCGCCAGGCCATGTACGCCAATGGCTTCCTCGAGATCGAGACGCCGTTCATGACGAAGTCGACGCCTGAAGGCTCGCGCGACTTCCTGGTTCCTTCGCGCATGAGCCTCGGCAGCTTCTATGCGCTGCCGCAGAGCCCGCAGATCTTCAAGCAGTTGCTGATGGTCTCCGGCTTTGACAAGTACTTCCAAATCGTCCGTTGCTTCCGCGATGAGGACTTGCGTGCCGACCGCCAGCCGGAGTTCACGCAGATCGATATCGAGATGAGCTTCCCGCAGCAGGAGACGATCTTTGCGACCGTCGAGTCGCTGGTGATCGCGATCTTTGCTGCCGCCGGTGTGACGATTGAGGCTCCCTTCATTCGCATGACGCATCAGCAGGCGATTGAGAGTTACGGCATCGATAAGCCGGACATGCGCATTCCGCCGCTGGTGCAGGTGGGCGATCTGTTTGAAGGCCAGGGCCTGGGCGCCGAGGGCATGCCGATGGTGGCGATCACGATCCCCAAGACCGGCGCGCTGTCGCGGAAGGAACGCGATGAGGTGAAGGCCTTTGGTGTCGAGAAGGGCCTGCGCGTGCTGGACGATCTGAAGCGTCTGGACCGCGACATGCCGGAAGCGATGGCGAAGGTTCGCGAGCGCACTGGCGCGACCGAAGACGACACGCTCATGATTGCGGCCTGGCCGGGCGAGCCCAAGGGCCAGCGTCCGACGGAGACCTTCTATCTGGCTGCCGGCCAGTTGCGTCTCCATATCGCGAACAAGTTCAACGACCGTCACAAGCTGCTCGATCCGAAGGATCTGCGCCTGTTGTGGGTGACCGACTTCCCGATGTTCGAGTGGAACGAAGAGGAAGAGCGCTGGGTGGCCACGCACCATCCCTTCACTTCGCCCTTTGACGAAGATCTGCCGATCCTCGAGAGCGACCCGGCGAAGGTTCGCTCGAAGGCCTACGACCTTGTCATCAGCGGTGTCGAGATTGCATCGGGTTCGATCCGAATCCATCGTCGCGACCTGCAGAGCAAGATCTTTGCTGCGCTCGGTTTCTCGATGGAAGAAGCGAAGCTGCGCTTCGGCTTCCTGATGGATGCGCTCGAGTACGGCGCGCCGCCACACGGCGGCATCGCGCTCGGTTTCGATCGCCTGGTGATGATGCTGGCCGGCGAAACCAGTATTCGCGACGTGATCCCGTTCCCCAAGACCTCGAAGGGAACCGATCTGATGTGCGAAGCACCGAGTCCTGTACCGGACAAGAACCTACGCGAGTTGGGCATCCAGTTGCGCGTGAAGCCCAAAGAGTAA
- a CDS encoding molybdopterin-dependent oxidoreductase — protein MNSDKRAFLKFGILSAAALAGFNQLLKVSPHHFNEAITRKLFGARQLAPVFPRERAAEPKENGMIGLDEEIDPTTWRLQLETPGQPNRTMTLDEIKAFPKVEMTTELMCIEGWSEIVNWGGTSLSHIIPTNAPDYLSLATPDKTYYVGLDLESALHPQTLLVWEMNGQPLTPEHGAPLRLVIPVKYGIKNIKRIGTIAFLTQRPADYWAERGYDWYSAL, from the coding sequence ATGAATAGCGACAAAAGAGCCTTCCTCAAATTCGGCATCCTCAGCGCCGCCGCCCTCGCCGGTTTCAACCAACTGCTCAAGGTCTCGCCGCACCACTTCAACGAAGCCATCACCCGCAAGCTCTTCGGAGCCCGGCAGCTTGCGCCGGTCTTCCCGCGCGAACGAGCGGCGGAACCCAAAGAAAACGGAATGATCGGGCTCGACGAAGAGATCGATCCCACCACTTGGCGGCTGCAACTGGAAACACCCGGCCAACCGAACCGGACGATGACGCTCGACGAGATCAAAGCTTTCCCCAAGGTCGAGATGACCACCGAGTTGATGTGCATTGAAGGCTGGAGTGAGATTGTGAATTGGGGAGGCACCTCACTCAGCCACATCATCCCAACCAATGCGCCCGACTACCTAAGCCTCGCCACACCCGACAAGACTTACTATGTCGGGCTCGATCTCGAAAGCGCGCTCCACCCGCAAACTCTGCTGGTCTGGGAGATGAACGGCCAGCCCCTCACACCGGAACACGGAGCGCCTTTGCGCTTAGTGATCCCGGTCAAATACGGAATCAAGAACATCAAGCGCATCGGCACGATTGCCTTCCTCACGCAACGCCCCGCGGACTACTGGGCCGAGCGCGGCTACGACTGGTATTCTGCACTCTAG
- a CDS encoding cytochrome b/b6 domain-containing protein, which yields MKAKHPLAIRWFHWLNFPLLAIMIWSGLLIYWANDVYIAFPDWFYEKANLSYRLADGMSYHFLFMWFFALNGIAYVIYTLWSGEWRHLVPGRGALGQAYQVILYDLHIRKEPLPPAKYNAAQQIAYTGILLMGIGSLITGLVIYRPIQLHVLTQALGGYSAVRFLHFLLTAGYVLFFFVHVAQVIRAGWPNFKAMVTGNE from the coding sequence ATGAAAGCCAAGCACCCACTTGCGATCCGTTGGTTCCACTGGCTGAACTTTCCGCTCCTGGCCATCATGATCTGGAGCGGGTTGCTCATCTATTGGGCCAACGATGTCTACATCGCCTTCCCGGACTGGTTCTATGAGAAGGCAAATCTGAGTTACCGGCTCGCTGACGGCATGAGCTACCACTTTCTGTTCATGTGGTTCTTCGCGCTTAACGGAATCGCCTACGTCATCTACACGCTCTGGAGCGGTGAATGGCGCCACTTAGTCCCCGGGCGCGGGGCACTTGGGCAGGCTTACCAGGTGATCCTCTACGACCTGCACATTCGCAAGGAGCCGCTCCCGCCCGCCAAGTACAACGCCGCGCAACAGATCGCCTACACCGGCATCCTACTGATGGGCATCGGTTCCCTTATCACGGGCCTGGTGATCTATCGCCCCATCCAATTGCACGTCCTGACCCAAGCGCTGGGCGGCTATTCCGCTGTCCGCTTCCTCCACTTCCTGCTGACCGCAGGCTATGTGCTGTTCTTCTTCGTCCACGTCGCGCAAGTCATCCGCGCGGGCTGGCCCAATTTCAAAGCCATGGTGACCGGCAATGAATAG
- a CDS encoding FAD-dependent oxidoreductase encodes MRRLLPILVLPLAVLAQSIEIADIVSVRTDGAPAQWIHKVNLSAPAREQSCDMLVAGAGMGGVAAAIAATDQGHTVCLTDPTHWLGGQMTSGGVSALDENKFIEISGASRTYREMRDRIRAKYNGKTNPGDCYVSSLCFEPKVGVAVLEEMLAPRKSRITWMPRTDIVELERKGRQIVSALAYNYETRQLTRIRAKAYLDATEMGDLLPLAKVPYTLGSESRAETGEPHAPNEANPACVQSFTYPFILERQLAPGPLTSKPEAYEKIRDHQPFSLTMNYPTDLGWRGSFTYHVFGEEAPIPNNMSPKPLYSWRRVLHIEGQPERALMNWPRQDYHDESILDRNALDTVRIIQAAKRVAFSFLYWLQADLAHPELQIVKDAMGSTDGLAQYPYIRESRRLKTSLTVREQDVVSDYQPNSRARQYPSSIGTGFYMVDIHPCGSNERGRMMMPKPFQVPVELLLPEGVDNLFAAGKTLGVTHITNGAFRLHPIEWNVGEAAATLASLRLRNQEAQLQQALVKRGVPIVWFDDLRTTHPAFASIQLAAIHGAYPLSPIDLHASPEAPITRFEVAQALAAHLAQLQLPKEAAARFAVDSGWMAVDHRNWFHGDLPTLSSDIRNLKVTGLQPLTRAAFAQLLYPQ; translated from the coding sequence ATGCGCCGCCTCCTTCCCATACTCGTCCTCCCCCTCGCCGTCCTCGCGCAAAGCATCGAAATCGCCGACATCGTCAGCGTCCGCACCGACGGCGCGCCAGCCCAATGGATCCACAAGGTCAATCTCAGCGCCCCGGCTCGCGAACAATCCTGCGACATGCTCGTTGCCGGAGCGGGCATGGGCGGCGTCGCCGCAGCCATCGCCGCCACCGACCAGGGCCACACCGTCTGCCTCACCGACCCCACACATTGGCTCGGCGGCCAGATGACCTCCGGAGGCGTCTCTGCTCTTGATGAAAACAAGTTCATTGAGATCTCCGGCGCCTCCCGCACTTACCGCGAAATGCGCGACCGCATCCGCGCCAAGTACAACGGCAAAACGAACCCAGGCGACTGCTACGTCTCCAGCCTCTGCTTCGAACCCAAAGTCGGCGTCGCCGTTCTCGAAGAAATGCTCGCCCCGCGCAAGTCCCGCATCACCTGGATGCCACGCACCGACATTGTCGAGCTCGAGCGTAAGGGGCGCCAGATCGTCTCGGCGCTCGCCTACAACTACGAAACCCGCCAGCTCACCCGCATCCGGGCCAAGGCCTACCTCGACGCAACCGAAATGGGCGACCTGCTCCCGCTCGCCAAAGTCCCCTATACCCTCGGCTCCGAATCCCGCGCCGAGACCGGCGAGCCGCACGCACCAAACGAAGCCAATCCGGCTTGCGTCCAGAGCTTCACCTATCCCTTCATCCTCGAGCGCCAGCTCGCCCCCGGCCCGCTCACCAGTAAACCCGAAGCCTACGAGAAGATTCGCGACCACCAACCCTTCAGCCTGACGATGAACTATCCCACCGACCTCGGCTGGCGCGGCAGCTTCACCTATCACGTCTTCGGGGAAGAAGCTCCTATCCCGAACAACATGTCGCCGAAGCCCCTTTACTCCTGGCGTCGCGTCCTCCACATTGAAGGTCAACCCGAGCGCGCGCTCATGAACTGGCCGCGTCAGGACTACCACGACGAATCGATTCTCGACCGCAACGCGCTCGACACCGTCCGCATCATCCAGGCCGCCAAGCGAGTCGCCTTCTCCTTTCTGTACTGGCTGCAAGCCGACCTCGCCCACCCCGAACTCCAGATCGTGAAAGACGCCATGGGCTCCACCGACGGCCTCGCCCAATATCCTTACATCCGGGAATCCCGCCGCCTCAAAACTAGCCTCACCGTCCGGGAGCAGGACGTCGTCTCAGACTACCAACCGAATTCCCGCGCCCGCCAATACCCCAGCTCCATCGGCACCGGCTTCTATATGGTCGACATCCACCCCTGCGGCTCGAATGAGCGTGGCCGGATGATGATGCCCAAACCCTTCCAGGTTCCGGTGGAACTGCTGCTGCCCGAAGGAGTGGACAACCTCTTCGCCGCCGGCAAAACTCTCGGCGTCACCCACATCACCAACGGCGCCTTCCGCCTGCACCCCATCGAATGGAATGTCGGCGAAGCAGCGGCCACCCTCGCCAGTCTCCGCCTCCGCAATCAGGAAGCACAGCTCCAACAGGCCCTCGTCAAACGCGGCGTCCCGATTGTCTGGTTCGACGATCTGCGCACCACGCACCCGGCCTTCGCCTCCATCCAACTCGCCGCCATCCACGGCGCATACCCGCTGAGCCCCATCGATCTGCACGCCAGTCCCGAAGCGCCGATCACCCGCTTTGAGGTCGCACAAGCGCTCGCCGCGCACCTGGCCCAGTTGCAACTTCCGAAAGAAGCCGCCGCCCGTTTCGCCGTCGACAGCGGGTGGATGGCGGTCGACCACCGCAACTGGTTCCACGGCGACTTGCCCACGCTGTCCTCCGATATCCGTAATCTAAAGGTGACGGGGTTGCAACCGCTCACCCGCGCGGCCTTCGCCCAACTTCTCTACCCGCAATGA